GCCGTACTATTGGTGTCTAACACAGTTGCGGTAAAGGTAACCCATATCGGTCCGTTTTACTTCGACGGTGCCACCATTCTTTTCCCCCTTGCATATATCTTTGGGGATATATTGACAGAAGTATATGGATACAAAAGAAGCAGAATTGTGGTATGGACAGGTTTTGCTGCCTGTGCGTTCATGTCGTTTATCTATTGGTTAGTTGGAGTATTACCTGCAGCGGGAGACTGGAGCGGACAAAGCGCGTATGTTACCATATTAGGACAAATACCGCGCATTGTAATTGCCAGCTTAATCGCCTATTCTTGTGGGGAGTTCGTAAACGCCTACATACTGGCCAAAATGAAAATAGCAACCAAAGGTAAACACTTGTGGACGCGGACTGTAGGGTCCACTTTAGTAGGCCAGGGAGTGGATAC
This window of the Bacillota bacterium genome carries:
- a CDS encoding queuosine precursor transporter, with amino-acid sequence MSAFVAVLLVSNTVAVKVTHIGPFYFDGATILFPLAYIFGDILTEVYGYKRSRIVVWTGFAACAFMSFIYWLVGVLPAAGDWSGQSAYVTILGQIPRIVIASLIAYSCGEFVNAYILAKMKIATKGKHLWTRTVGSTLVGQGVDTVIFVTIAFAGIIPGQLLWYMMVSNYIFKTTCEILATPATYAAVGFLKRTEQVDCYDTHTNFNPFKFSLRDLEGYTANR